In Silene latifolia isolate original U9 population chromosome 6, ASM4854445v1, whole genome shotgun sequence, the genomic window TTCTCCCAAGACTGCCCGTCAAAACTCTGCTGAGGTTCAGGTGCGTTTGTAAATACTGGTGCTCTTTAATTGATGACCCTGATTTCATTTATATTCATTTGAAACAATACAAGAAGAACTGCGAGAAGAGTCGAGTTCTCCTTATGGAATGCTTGGGGTATATTAATTACAAAGGACGTAGGTTTACAGTTGGTGAAACTCTGACATTAAAGCAAACTACTTATGTTTTCAAAACTTCAGCATTATACACATTGATAGGGAGTTGTAATGGATTGGTTTTACTGGGATTGAATCACCAGTTGAAACTTTGGAACCCCTCTGTTAGAAAATGTGTTTATCTTCCCATCCCTCATCCTTTCCGCAACACTAAACTAATTCTAGGGTATGCGCCTCGCAGTGATGATTATAAGGTGGTTAGTCTTAAAATTTCTTGTTCAAGTACCAGGGAGTTGTCACTCGGAATATATTCTCTCAATTGTGATTTGTGGAGGACCAAAATCTGTAAAGGAAAGGGGTTCCAAAAAAATGATTTCACTGAGCGAATATGTTCTATATACTTTGAAGGGGCTGCATATTGGTGTGATCATGATCCATATTGGTCTGTAGCAACTCACCTTGTTTGCTTTGACTTTGACACCGAGGAGCTGATCTATATTGCTTTACCTGATGTGCATACTTTGACTCGGTGTCTTTTTCTTCTTGGCGAGTCTTTAGCGGTTTTTAGTGTTTCATCTGTAAGTCGTAGTGTGTGGGTCATGGAAAAGGAAGGTGAAATGCGATCATGGAGTTTATGGTTTTCAGGGGACTCTAGCACAGAGTATAATCGTTCTTTCGAAGACCAAGGTAAATCCGTGTACTTTTTACCGTCAAGAATTTTCTTTGTGGAGAATAGTGGCACATCGTTTCTTTATGGGAAGAATTCTTGTAAGATTACCAGTCAGCGTTTCCAGCCTTTGGGAAAAGCTGTGAGTCGCTTGATAGCTTTGGAACCTTATATAGAAAGCTTGGTGTTGAGCAGAGGATATGCTGGCCGGACTATGGCGCTCTCTCCTGGTGATACTACTCTTGTTTGTCTTAATTGATTTTGGAACCTCTGGCTGTATACGAGTTTCAGTTATGGTATACAGTATATAGTAAACTTTTTCTATAGATTCTATgtatttattgattattgattGCTAGTTTATGATGAAGCATACATATGCTGCGGCTTTGCAATAAATCGGAAACTCATTGTCATTCACCAAGTCGAGAAAAATTGCTCTACATCATCTTGTATGAGTGATTCATCTGTTTAAGTTGGTGGTTTGTCGTTTTAATATTAAGGGGTCGCCCCATTGACAGATTGGTGTGCTCGTTATTTTAGGTAAGCATATAAACTGATCAAGGTTGTTTAGGGTCATACCCATGTCTAGAGTCGGAAACAGGTGCATCAAACTCGTCATACGtggtgtcacggtccgctacttttgccggaccgtggcgcgcacccttgcccgtctcaaggcaagatgcaagcgacaaggatcttcgtactagtgagggatcgcccactagcacgatactcgggtctcgggtcggtgtgtgtcgggaatcctagtcacgattatcaagtccggcacacgaaaacaataaaagtaagcaatacgattattgaaagcaagcaacaagcaacaacaagcttttggatgagaagcggtttttcattaactagcacctctcatagaggcaaatttgatagtttggtcctggtagcaggaaacattgaatttacaagtttagttcagaatagcgatatacctatttatggaaacctattctaaaactactaagaaaatacttactacaaatgtacaagaaaaatgaaattacataagtataaataaatctaagggttcaagtgtgcggatcgtcacactctcccccacctaatctgttgccgccctcggcaacacagAAATCTCGAACGGcgcttcagtgagacatcctcggtgagctgtGGCCGTCCATGCTGCATTGTGGTTTGGCTTTCTCTTGAGTCCGGCTTGTAGATACTTCTCGGTCCACACCATGATCGGATTCATCGTCCCTTCAAGAATAGAGTGCATTTCCTTGACGGCGAGACTCCCGAACATCATGTCCTCCAAGTTTATCACTCGCCTCTGATCATTCTGGAAAGTCCAAGTCCTCGTTGCTCGAGCGAAAATTTTACGAGATCGTTCAAGGTGCTTGCTCCATCGCACCTTCACCTTGTCCATCACCACTTCGCACTGCATTCAAGGGTAAGTTAGTTCTCCCGGGACGCCGAATcagcatttcggcgcggccccctgatggtacgaggccttctctcttgggtcgaccgacccgcaaaccaggacgtcgattcagcacatcgacgcggccccttgatggtacgaggccttctctcttgggtcaactgacccgcaaaccaggacgtcgattcagcacatcgacgcggccccctgatggtacgaggcctatttctttgggcatctcggccctcattgtctactcctcggtgagggggtagactcttctttcgtccccggaccacttagcatcgtagttagTCCGGGTCTTGTTCgcctcggctccaccgaacctttaggcattctccaaggtcgcaccccttgtttcggcgtcggtatcaccctcatagccgaaattcgatcTGCCCTCTTGTCTTCGTCGCTGTCTCACCgtcttcactacgatagaccccattagcaaagcatcgatccgtcactcggtttTCAATACCACCAATGCTTTATGAAAGAAgcgcatcccgagtactaacttgaagtcatccaaatgaacggtggtgaagtcgagctccccgcccactcacccacttggaccgcgaccttcttagccactccttggacgcgtctcattttcccattgaccggcttcaggcagctgttagcatcccgcagaactagccccaaccgatccgcttcctctttcgtaacaaagttatgggaggcgcccgagtcgatcaaggctcttgcttgcttcccattcaccatcaagtccacgtacatgagcccgttggatttcttggcggaggaatcttcgtaTTTCTCCATCGCGCTGATCCTTtgaagtgagcccatccgtggttggtcttcaccatcactcgagtcttcgttacactcttggtgatagtcggccaacgccccatcaagacgttcttgagcccctttcggcatctgcttgaacatggcattgaactccgctttgttcggacaatcggtcatcttgtgaggacccttgcacacaaaacacgcgaacggtctcttcgttgtggaagTAGTAGAGTTTCTCGCCTtagaagacgagcttgagggcgagtttgtagtgctcgccgattgggcttgacttccttgtgagcggaaccgacagttcccaactgaaatggcgctgttttgtggcctttgtccattgtacccactttgTGATGCACCCatattccccgttggtgccacaactcttggtgcctctcgctctccgtgaaagtcgagtaggcgctccgcagccgatatggccgaagacagagttttgggattctgcctcatgacctcttgttgtgcccacctcttcaactcgtcaatgaattcgaatgtcctatccgtctcggacatttcggtaatctcgagcatgcacgctgagaattccctcacatattctcggattgatttggtgtgcttgattttcttcaacttcttccgagcaacaaactccgtgttctcggggtagaagtgatccttcaagatcttcttgaagtcggcccacgatgtcaccgtaatcgtgcccgcatcgatttccttgtacctagccctccaccacatcttggcattgtcgactagatacatgcttgccgtgacaacttccgcgtcttcgtcgagcccacttactcggaagtattgctccatatcgaaaataaagttatcgaccgctttcgaatccctcgccccatcgtaggcacgaggtggaggtgccttcaccttatggcccCCCAAAGATTTCCCATCGTTGGCTACCGCTTTCAAGAGTGTAGCGCAAGTGTTCTCTAGCTCCTCGATTTTTCGATGGAGGTGAGCTATCTCTTCCGCCCGATCGTCGGGGATTGCATCACTGATCACTTGGATCCGGACACCCATCTCGGTCTTGGCCGACTCGTAGCCACTAACggtcttttgcaactcctcgacGCTCTCCCCCATTCGCATCACGATTGTCTCAAATAGGGGGAGTTTCTTATCAAGCGCCTCCTCTAAGGCGTCCACTCGGTCCTCTATActttcgcccattttctcgatcacgatgaacaaatgcggcttacagacgcccgtccgaagaccgggctcggataccaaatgtcacggtccgctacttttgccggaccgtggcgcgcacccttgcccgtctcaaggcaagatgcaagcgacaaggatcttcgtactagtgagggatcgcccactagcacgatactcgggtctcgggtcggtgtgtgtcgggaatcctagtcacgattatcaagtccggcacacgaaaacaataaaagtaagcaatacgattattgaaagcaagcaacaagtaacaacaagcttttggatgagaagcggtttttcattgactagcacctctcatagaggcaaatttgatagtttggtcctggtagcaggaaacattgaatttacaagtttagttcagaatagcgatatatctatttatggaaacctattctaaaactactaagaaaatacttactacaaatgtacaagaaaaatgaaattacataagtataaataaatctaagggttcaagtgtgcggatcgtcacactgaAGCATACATATGCTGCGGCTTTGCAATAAACCTGAAACTCATTGTCATTCACCAAGTCGAGAAAAATTGCTGTACATCATCTTGTATGAGTGATTCATCTGTTTAAGTTGGTGGTTTGTCGTCTTAATATTAAGGGGTCGCCCCATTGACAGATTGGTGTGCTCGTTATTTTAGGTAAGCATATAAACTGATCAAGGTTGTTTAGGGTCATACCCATGTCTAGAGTCGAAAACAGGTGCATCAAACTCGTCATACGTGGCTACTGAGTACTGAACCAAAAAATCACATTTTTGCGCAGGACTGTTTGTAGCTTATGATTCAGTTCAAGCCTGCTGTGAATTTTCAGAACCAGTCTTGTGCCTCACTGACTGAAACACAATCAAGTTTTCGATGCATATAATACGGATATGGATTGAACTATCCATTATTGCAAATCAGATTCCTTCTATATTGTTCTTCGCTATAATGAGGAACCGATTATATTGATGGTCCTCGATACTATCGATGAATATGTCCACGGCCCGTGTTATTCCTAGTGTGACGATAcgcacacttcgaacccttagatttattcatgcttatgtaatttcatttcccttgtatatttttagtaaatactttCCTAGTTTAGCATAGTTAGCATACCTTtcctttccataaataggtatatcgctattctagaCTTTCAATGTTTCCTACTACCAGGATGTaactatcaaatttccctctttagggagtactagtgaatgaaaatctgcttcctaccttgtgccttcgtgttgcttgttgttgctttggtGTGAATGACAAGGCCTTCACTtttctaacaagccgtgtttgtgggatcgacactaggatcccgactcacacacccgag contains:
- the LOC141587683 gene encoding F-box/kelch-repeat protein At3g06240-like; this translates as MATESEKKKTPIQNSDIYFPQELWAEYILPRLPVKTLLRFRCVCKYWCSLIDDPDFIYIHLKQYKKNCEKSRVLLMECLGYINYKGRRFTVGETLTLKQTTYVFKTSALYTLIGSCNGLVLLGLNHQLKLWNPSVRKCVYLPIPHPFRNTKLILGYAPRSDDYKVVSLKISCSSTRELSLGIYSLNCDLWRTKICKGKGFQKNDFTERICSIYFEGAAYWCDHDPYWSVATHLVCFDFDTEELIYIALPDVHTLTRCLFLLGESLAVFSVSSVSRSVWVMEKEGEMRSWSLWFSGDSSTEYNRSFEDQGKSVYFLPSRIFFVENSGTSFLYGKNSCKITSQRFQPLGKAVSRLIALEPYIESLVLSRGYAGRTMALSPGDTTLVCLN